A region of Theileria annulata chromosome 2, complete sequence, *** SEQUENCING IN PROGRESS *** DNA encodes the following proteins:
- a CDS encoding uncharacterized protein (Apicoplast targetting peptide predicted by the PlasmoAP tool;~2 probable transmembrane helices predicted for TA15505 by TMHMM2.0 at aa 29-51 and 61-83;~Signal anchor predicted for TA15505 by SignalP 2.0 HMM (Signal peptide probability 0.046, signal anchor probability 0.918) with cleavage site probability 0.013 between residues 46 and 47), with protein MLILKSFKRPKGGGPCPLINNPVKKWLKYLSIFHIILLVMTCVSISFPFIHDLHCSILFNSLANLIASAICSTLMATYYIIVSNKDLGNILLLTNSATNIPPKGAINTNKVDNVNNV; from the coding sequence atgttaatattgaAATCATTTAAAAGACCTAAAGGAGGTGGACCATGtccattaattaataatccAGTGAAGAAGTGGTTgaaatatttatcaatatttcatataattttacttgTAATGACTTGTGTTTCAATTAGTTTTCCATTTATTCATGATTTACATTGTTCAATTCTATTCAATTCACTTGCTAATCTTATAGCATCCGCTATATGTTCTACACTCATGGCtacatattatattattgtatcAAATAAAGATTTAGGTAATATTTTACTACTTACTAATAGTGCTACTAATATTCCTCCAAAGGGAGctattaatactaataaggtggataatgtaaataatgtgTAG
- a CDS encoding serine/threonine protein phosphatase pp2a catalytic subunit, putative (protein phosphatase pp2a): MQTTVDYYLNQVEINDLDNIINNALNCEFVSESEVVKLCEKAKEILIDESNILFIKAPVTVVGDIHGQLYDLKELFRIAGSAPNTNFLFLGDYVDRGYYSVESVILIVSLKVRYKHRVFIIRGNHECRQITQVYGFYDECLRKYGNSYIWKCFTDLFDFLPLAALIENKIFCPHAGLSPSIDSLDHIRKLDRIQEIPHEGAMCDLLWSDPEERTGWGLSPRGAGFTFGYDITKAFNQNNGLDLIARAHQLTMEGYQWSQDKNVVTIFSAPNYCYRCGNQGAILEIDENLNFTL; encoded by the exons ATGCAAACAACTGtagattattatttgaatcaagtagaaataaatgatttggataatataattaataatgcTTTGAATTGTGAATTTGTATCGGAATCTGAAGTGGTGAAATTATGTGAGAAGGCTAAAGAGATTCTCATTGATGAgagtaatattttatttattaaagcTCCAGTTACTGTTGTTGGTGATATTCATGGTCAACTTTATGATTTAAAAGAACTCTTTAGAATTGCTGGTTCTGCTcctaatactaattttctttttcttgGTGATTATGTTGATCGTGGTTATTATTCTGTTGAATCTGTTATTCTTATTGTTTCACTTAAAGTTAGATATAAACATCGAG TATTTATAATAAGAGGAAACCATGAATGTAGACAAATAACACAAGTATATGGTTTCTATGATGAATGTTTACGTAAATATGGTAATTCATATATTTGGAAATGTTTTACAG atttatttgattttttacCATTGGCTGCtttaattgaaaataaaattttttgtCCACATGCTGGTCTATCACCTTCTATTGATTCACTTGATCATATACGTAAACTTGATCg tataCAAGAGATACCACATGAAGGTGCAATGTGTGATTTATTATGGTCAGATCCTGAAGAACGTACAGGTTGGGGTTTAAGTCCTAGAGGTGCTGGTTTTACTTTTGGTTATGATATTACTAAAGCTTTTAATCAAAATAATGGACTTGATCTTATTGCTAGAGCACATCAACTAACTATGGAA gGATATCAATGGTCACAAGATAAAAATGTAGTAACAATATTTAGTGCACCAAATTATTGTTATCGTTGTGGTAATCAAGGTGCAATTTTAgaaattgatgaaaatCTTAATTTCACATTGTAA
- a CDS encoding uncharacterized protein (chr2.C.cand.46 - hypothetical protein, conserved, pf11_0393), with translation MDDEIEDVNIIVNLEFSGGLDSLVIDQEKELTLKIFSKNINLGQLICYIRNYIIGTKKDFFSYIITNTTGTNYTNSTTGTTNTNTNTRESGTNTRGLGTSEGAVTEDSNEDIIRIECNLKKYNGILNINEKCKIRPGVLVLVNNTDWELLNKENTILKNHDLISFISTLHGG, from the coding sequence ATGgatgatgaaattgaagatgttaatattattgttaatttagaatttaGTGGTGGTTTAGATTCTCTTGTAATTGATCAAGAAAAAGAATTAAcacttaaaattttctctaaaaatattaatttaggacaattaatttgttatatacGTAATTACATTATTGGAACAAAAAAAGATTTTTTCTCATATATCATTACTAATACTACGGGTACCAACtatactaatagtactacgggtactactaatactaatactaatactagGGAGTCAGGTACTAATACTAGGGGATTAGGTACTAGTGAGGGAGCTGTTACTGAGGATAGTAATGAGGATATAATTAGAATAGAATGTAATTTGAAGAAATATAATGGTATAttgaatattaatgaaaaatgtaaaataagaCCAGGTGTATTAGttttagtaaataataCAGATTGggaattattaaataaagaaaatacaattttaaaaaatcatgATCTAATTTCTTTCATATCTACACTTCATGGTGGTTAA
- a CDS encoding SfiI-subtelomeric fragment related protein family member, putative (chr2.C.cand.45 - hypothetical protein), with protein sequence MNIKQHPDIGTNIEKSSDSRTNNTEHPDSGVSEKNLIPIILDISIEGSSDRIDYLEHRDGGTYSCNSRYGISTIIDSGVDEFSKPEIIYKAKNENEYAYAVQVENITPESKNIILRLNGSFIKLTKKNDRISNRITEENIDSTEENIDSTEENNNSMMDEKKNWIRSDRITLDIKENDHNNNYQIIGKNSTIFNSVFKDVDIPDHDCYTNYVAINGNLFNRIIEGNDLVIWESNDPLECIKEVSLYIKNNIKYLAFLSNNFNYFLYKWDNNLWNNLTNDFNSKLVTVDPVVGLGGGTSDLEVDKISLSEEKGNLEEDKISLEVDKISLGLQKIDLEDEKIDLEDEKIDLGDEKDNLEDKLINLRELKFYFNNDELKRIEELPGSYSISLYCLRYCVEFYFPKFNLNPNEILADVFIYNLLDNNMYLRLRNRNIIPINTYNIKLCIDSPVTVLGQTESTPPKGAVTVDTSTLRPSTVTKGKRANSMPMECTGGKILNEIAVVTKTKESGTFVDTVDTTGKGANSMGTECTSTTSSITEENSDIEDLDTVVLDTVTETNTDIELEYIINSLKIAKNLENEDDPTNYVTTPEDPLNYVTTQENTFNSLEDSLNSLENSLNTFENSLNSLANYVNTPKNTINHVNPLGNPLNSVNSVNSLGNPLNPSNPLQNPLDPLNTINELEDPINISIDINNINSTREYKIYIKNELKEIKPYRNYSFDKVMESDGRVQEIIWSCEDPEETVKHLTYFNGVIEKYLLMFINKKKYLLFRYVIWENKWTDVTNTSVNLSELKFFTKGEFVTGELVTEGELVTRELDYRIFTFGYNFEIAFKTPCHKVTYYNAVLWSNEETDCKKIHKIVIKPIVNRLHIFFMNNKIRRFNVTNNYINFISEDDCIFYKNNLFK encoded by the coding sequence atgaatataaaacaaCATCCAGACATAGGAACTAATATAGAAAAATCCTCCGATTCTAGAACTAATAATACAGAACATCCTGATTCCGGAGTTAGTGAAAAAAATTTGATACCAATAATATTGGATATAAGTATTGAAGGTTCTAGTGATAGAATAGATTATTTGGAGCATAGAGATGGTGGAACATATTCATGTAATAGTAGATATGGTATTAGTACAATAATAGACTCAGGTGTTGATGAATTTTCAAAACcagaaataatttacaaggcaaaaaatgaaaatgaatatgCTTACGCAGTACAAGTTGAAAATATAACACCTGaatctaaaaatataattttacgCTTAAACGGtagttttattaaattaaccAAGAAAAATGATAGGATAAGTAATAGAATAACTGAGGAAAATATAGACAGTACTGAGGAAAATATAGATAGTACtgaggaaaataataatagtatgaTGGATGAGAAAAAGAATTGGATAAGAAGTGATAGAATAACATTAGATATTAAAGAAAATGatcataataataattatcaaataattggTAAGAAttcaacaatttttaatagtGTGTTTAAAGATGTGGATATACCTGATCATGACTgttatacaaattatgtAGCGATAAATGGTAACttatttaatagaattattGAGGGAAATGATTTAGTAATTTGGGAATCTAATGATCCATTGGAATGTATTAAAGAagtttcattatatataaaaaataatataaaatatttagcATTTTTAtctaacaattttaattattttctttataaatgggataataatttatggaATAATCTGACCaatgattttaatagtaAACTCGTGACAGTAGATCCAGTTGTAGGTTTAGGAGGAGGAACTAGTGATTTAGAAGTAGATAAGATTAGTTTGAGTGAAGAAAAAGGTAATTTGGAAGAAGATAAGATTAGTTTAGAAGTAGATAAGATTAGTTTGGgtttacaaaaaattgatttggaagatgaaaaaattgatttggaagatgaaaaaattgatttGGGAGATGAAAAAGATAATTTGGAGgataaattgataaatttaagagaattaaaattttattttaataatgatgaATTGAAAAGAATAGAAGAATTGCCTGGTAGTTATTCTATAAgtttatattgtttaaGATATTGTGtagaattttattttcctaaatttaatcttaatccaaatgaaattttagctgatgtttttatttataatttattagataataatatgtatttAAGATTAAGAAATCGTAATATAATTCCTATTAAtacatataatattaaattatgtattgattctcccgttacggtgcttggtcaaacaGAAAGTACTCCTCCTAAGGGAGCTGTTACTGTGGATACTAGTACCCTTcgaccaagcaccgtaactaagggaaagagagctaattctatgcctatggagtgtactgGTGGgaaaattttgaatgaaattgctgttgtaactaaAACTAAGGAGTCAGGTACTTTTGTGGATACTGTGGATACTactggaaagggagctaattctatgggtacagagtgtactagtactactaGTAGTATTACAGAGGAAAATAGTGATATTGAGGATCTTGATACAGTTGTATtagacaccgtaacggaaaCAAATACTGATATAGaattagaatatataataaattcattaaaaattgctaaaaatttagaaaatgaagatgatCCAACAAATTATGTAACTACACCGGAAGATCCACTGAATTATGTAACTACACAAgaaaatacatttaattctttagaagattcattaaattcattagaaaattccttaaatacctttgaaaattcattaaactCATTAGCAAATTATGTTAATACACcaaaaaatacaataaatCATGTAAATCCCTTAGGAAATCCACTTAATTCCGTTAATTCCGTTAATTCCTTAGGAAATCCCCTAAATCCCTCAAATCCGCTTCAAAATCCCTTAGATCCACTAAATACTATAAATGAATTAGAAGATcctattaatatttcaatagatataaataatataaattcaacaagagaatataaaatatatataaagaatGAATTGAAAGAAATTAAACCATATAGAAATTATTCGTTTGATAAGGTAATGGAATCAGATGGAAGAGTTCAGGAGATAATTTGGTCATGTGAAGATCCAGAGGAGACTGTGAAACACCTAACATATTTCAATGGAgttattgaaaaatatcTCCTAATGTTCATAAATAAGAAGAAATATCTATTGTTTAGGTATGTGATTTGGGAAAATAAGTGGACTGATGTTACGAATACAAGTGTGAATTTATCTGAATTAAAGTTTTTTACAAAAGGAGAGTTTGTTACAGGAGAGTTAGTTACAGAAGGAGAGTTAGTTACAAGAGAGTTAGattatagaatttttaCCTTTGGTTATAACTTTGAAATTGCCTTCAAAACTCCCTGTCACAAGGTGACATATTACAATGCAGTATTATGGTCAAATGAAGAAACTGATTGTAAAAAAATacataaaattgttattaaaCCAATTGTTAATAGATTACACATTTTCtttatgaataataaaatcagaCGTTTCAATgttactaataattatatcaaCTTCATTTCTGAAGATGATTGTATTttctataaaaataatcttttcaaatga
- a CDS encoding SfiI-subtelomeric fragment related protein family member, putative (chr2.C.cand.44 - hypothetical protein), producing the protein MFHQVFQSSYPKYFAILKENKPILLMKSNLLSPWYNITNLRYDIEKLLFIDSNDRDYNYTECIIELYELILVIEFGFNCKNIWFNDKLYWSNTNPQEFPKFLLFDLVNNIFLLFYNSELVNISGTHKKFIHRFQLRNDYINQINQKLIKRKFNNIKQIKQNVICPKPIKFISNTESICDTESVSCDTESRQYNKESGYNKELGHCNKELGYNKYYVDEIGLINSIVNRKIIIKIDVINESYINIINQFYEYFNLTTSDTTIDTLNNLSTLYSCKISSLSRDSKSVISSLSRGTRPRNGIIINGYILIINNYNCYYNFKNVICNEISYYKRILYKSQSKYPESLIFYKKHNITLIKFDDKFILHILKYGIWTEKSYVIPPIRLYRENNLGELLPLTTEQYDIHLNIFGTTQLVYSVNQINTVMLMLGDELVWKRKKTSRNKLEYIRKLIYNLMDNSFTIVTDITLRCIKKHNRWYNKFHELTYLTHFTDDSGELTIIDREKLNITYNSRHKYLFNYETINCAQISHYDTVIWSKTNENYPKCMELKIMSKCKKFILQFNNKFKVYTITHGMANGMGNFTAMECIRGKGANFMGTECIRGKGANFMPMECTMGKGANSTAMECTPGKGANFMPMECTSSKDTNGMSVVEIKLPEIELYTCDKNGNYIKLLNEDYNINLSIFKDYKFIYSPKFNIKIFSLKLKIYHKNLMESCDSGLMGPTETRNLESYENTHVEPCKTSVLESCNMRFLEPRDNRQSEIKIFGPYEKNILYVIYSEIRELQIIFEDQILLFKYTNHWNEKVYKIPKELKFYTRDQFGDILLTPENYRVELRDMRRFKYIFDNFKCDQVCHNNEIVWKSDGTKNVNSIVYFRKYKIIINLGIKNLYYKLNSKGHWIQY; encoded by the coding sequence tttaagatatgatattgaaaaattattattcatagACTCTAATGATAGagattataattatactgAGTGTATTATAGAATTATATGAATTAATTCTTGTAATTGAATTTGGATTTAATTGTAAGAATATTTGgtttaatgataaattgtATTGGTCCAATACAAATCCTCAAGAATTTCccaaatttttattatttgatcttgttaataatatttttttattattttataattcagaacttgttaatatttctggaactcataaaaaatttattcatCGGTTCCAGTTAAGAAATGATTATATAAACCaaattaatcaaaaattaattaaaagaaaatttaataatattaaacaaattaaacaaaatgtAATTTGTCCTAAACcaatcaaatttatatcaaaCACAGAATCAATATGTGATACAGAGTCAGTATCATGTGACACGGAGTCAAGACAGTATAATAAGGAGTCAGGATATAATAAGGAGTTAGGACATTGTAATAAGGAGTTaggatataataaatattatgtagATGAAATtggattaataaattcaattgtAAATaggaaaattataattaaaattgatgtaattaatgaaagttatatcaatataattaatcaatTCTATGAATATTTCAACTTAACAACATCAGATACTACTATAGATACGCTTAATAACCTTAGTACACTCtatagctgtaaaattagctccctttccagggaTAGTAAAAGTGtaattagctccctttcccgtGGTACCAGACCCCGTAAcggaataataataaatggttatatattaataataaataattataattgttattataattttaaaaatgtaatatgTAATGAGATAAGTTATTATAAGAGAATACTGTATAAAAGTCAATCCAAGTATCCGgaatcattaatattttacaagaaacataatataacattgattaaatttgatgataaatttatattacatatattaaaatatggTATTTGGACTGAGAAATCTTATGTGATACCACCAATTAGGTTATATAGAGAAAATAATCTTGGAGAATTATTACCATTAACTACAGAACAATATGATATAcatttgaatatatttgGTACTACACAATTAGTATATAGTGTCaatcaaataaatacaGTAATGTTAATGTTAGGAGATGAGTTGGTATGGAAAAGGAAGAAAACAAGTAGGAATAAATTGGAATAtataagaaaattaatatacaatttaatGGATAATAGTTTCACAATTGTAACAGACATAACGTTAAGATGTATAAAGAAACATAATCGttggtataataaattccaTGAATTAACTtatttaacacattttactGATGATTCTGGTgaattaacaataattGATCGtgagaaattaaatataacttATAACTCAAGACATAAATATCTTTTCAATTATGAAACTATAAATTGTGCACAAATATCACATTATGATACGGTAATTTGGTCTAAAACTAATGAAAATTACCCTAAGTGTATGGAATTGAAAATTATGAGCAAATGTaagaaatttatattacaatttaataataaatttaaagtcTATACAATAACTCATGGAATGGCTAATGGTATGggtaattttacagctatggagtgtatcagaggaaagggagctaattttatgggTACCGAGTGTATCAGaggaaagggagctaattttatgcctatggagtgtactatgggaaagggagctaattctacagctatggagtgtactcctggaaagggagctaattttatgcctatggagtgtactagtAGTAAGGATACTAATGGAATGAGTGTAGTAGAAATTAAGTTACCAGAAATTGAACTTTATACATGTGATAAAAATggaaattatattaaacttTTGAATGAagattataatattaatttgtcCATATTCAAAgattataaattcatttattcaccaaaatttaatattaaaatttttagtctaaaattgaaaatttatcaCAAGAATCTCATGGAATCTTGTGATAGTGGACTCATGGGACCAACTGAAACGAGAAATTTGGAATCTTATGAAAATACTCATGTAGAACCTTGTAAAACAAGTGTATTAGAATCTTGTAACATGAGATTCTTAGAACCTCGTGACAATAGACAGTCggaaataaaaatttttggaccatatgaaaaaaatattttatatgtaaTTTATAGTGAGATTAGAgaattacaaataatatttgaagatcaaattttattatttaagtATACAAATCATTGGAATGAgaaagtatataaaatacctAAAGAACTTAAATTCTATACTAGAGATCAATTTGGagatatattattaacaccAGAAAATTATAGAGTAGAATTAAGAGATATGAGAAggtttaaatatatatttgataatttcaAATGTGATCAAGTGTGTcataataatgaaatagTTTGGAAATCTGATGGTActaaaaatgttaattcAATAGTTTACTTTAggaaatataaaattattattaatttaggtatcaaaaatttatattacaaattaaattctaaaGGCCATTGGATACAATATTAA